A genomic region of Oscillatoria sp. FACHB-1406 contains the following coding sequences:
- a CDS encoding quinone-dependent dihydroorotate dehydrogenase, translating to MDIYRNALRPLLFSGLKIEPEFAHQQSLQFLQWLEEAQEYQPAALILKQFDRAFGYPDSRLKQQLWGIEFPNPLGLAAGFDKDGVAAGIWGDFGMGFAELGTVTYHPQPGNPRPRLFRLLEDKAVLNRMGFNNRGSAALAERLQQLKARKVPLGINLGKSKITPLAEAAADYAGSFKRLQSLGDYFVVNVSSPNTPGLRSLQDKSQLNDILTVLQAENQARKPILVKIAPDLEWDAIADVIDLAFTHKLAGIIATNTTISREGLKTKMLAATGKSIGEEAGGISGKPLRDRATEVIRFIRKQSQGKLIIVGVGGIFTAEDAWEKIISGASLIQVYTGWIYEGPWMVREILAGLVQKLEREGLKSIAEAVNIK from the coding sequence ATGGACATCTACCGCAATGCCCTGCGCCCGCTTCTCTTTTCGGGACTTAAGATCGAGCCGGAGTTCGCCCATCAACAAAGTCTGCAATTCCTTCAATGGTTGGAGGAAGCGCAAGAGTATCAACCGGCTGCCCTTATTTTAAAGCAGTTCGATCGCGCGTTTGGCTACCCAGATTCTCGCTTAAAGCAGCAGTTATGGGGCATTGAGTTTCCCAATCCTTTGGGGTTAGCGGCGGGATTTGATAAGGATGGCGTAGCGGCTGGAATTTGGGGCGATTTTGGGATGGGATTTGCCGAGTTAGGAACGGTAACGTACCATCCGCAACCGGGAAATCCTCGTCCTCGTTTGTTTCGCTTGCTCGAAGATAAAGCGGTGCTGAATCGTATGGGATTTAATAATCGGGGAAGTGCTGCTTTAGCGGAACGTTTGCAACAATTAAAAGCGCGAAAAGTTCCATTAGGAATTAATTTAGGAAAGTCTAAGATTACGCCGTTAGCAGAGGCAGCAGCGGACTATGCGGGCAGTTTTAAGCGCTTGCAATCGCTGGGAGATTATTTTGTGGTGAATGTGAGTTCGCCGAATACGCCGGGATTGCGATCGCTGCAAGATAAGAGCCAACTTAACGATATTTTAACCGTTTTACAAGCCGAAAATCAAGCTCGAAAGCCAATTTTAGTGAAGATTGCACCGGATTTGGAGTGGGATGCGATCGCGGATGTTATCGACTTAGCTTTTACTCACAAACTAGCGGGAATTATCGCCACGAATACTACGATTAGTCGCGAGGGACTGAAAACGAAAATGCTCGCGGCTACGGGAAAATCGATTGGGGAAGAAGCGGGAGGAATCAGCGGTAAACCGTTACGCGATCGCGCGACAGAAGTCATTCGTTTTATCCGCAAACAATCGCAGGGAAAATTAATAATTGTGGGAGTGGGCGGTATTTTCACGGCAGAGGATGCTTGGGAAAAAATCATCTCCGGTGCAAGTTTAATTCAAGTGTATACGGGCTGGATTTATGAAGGCCCGTGGATGGTTCGAGAAATTCTGGCAGGATTAGTCCAAAAGTTAGAGCGTGAAGGTTTAAAGTCAATTGCTGAAGCCGTGAATATTAAGTAA
- a CDS encoding RuBisCO large subunit C-terminal-like domain-containing protein, whose translation MSIEVDYRFPPNIDAERQANVIAIGQTAGTWNEWFSHRDASLKSHLAEVLKVETQEDCSIATVRFPEANVEGDIASLLTMIFGKYSMAGAAKVVAVRLPEGYGTRPKFGIEGIRARVAVPKRPLVMAIFKPALGLTAADHATILAEVADAGLDLIKDDEILGDLPEVPTLERLAACREVIERVRDSSGRNLLYAVNVTGAADRLHEKARQLVKAGANALLLNVLAYGFSVIEALARDPEINVPIFAHPALAGAMCASPDTGFAYSVILGTLMAHAGADAVLYPAHYGSLPFDATEERKIVENLRSRRVFPVPSAGIIPSIVPRVLEDFGSDIILNAGTGIMDAPHGPAAGVSAFFEALEEAGFRR comes from the coding sequence ATGAGCATTGAAGTTGATTATCGCTTTCCTCCTAATATCGATGCCGAACGCCAAGCCAACGTTATCGCGATCGGTCAAACTGCCGGAACTTGGAACGAATGGTTTTCTCATCGAGATGCTTCCCTAAAATCGCATTTAGCCGAAGTTCTCAAGGTAGAAACGCAAGAAGATTGTAGCATCGCGACGGTTCGTTTTCCTGAAGCGAATGTAGAAGGCGATATTGCGAGTTTGCTGACGATGATTTTTGGGAAATATTCAATGGCGGGGGCAGCCAAAGTGGTGGCGGTACGCTTGCCAGAAGGATATGGAACGCGCCCAAAATTTGGGATTGAAGGAATTCGCGCGCGCGTCGCCGTACCCAAACGCCCCCTCGTTATGGCGATTTTCAAGCCCGCCCTCGGTCTGACTGCCGCCGACCATGCTACGATTCTTGCTGAAGTCGCCGACGCGGGCTTGGATTTAATCAAAGATGACGAAATTCTCGGCGATTTGCCCGAAGTTCCAACTTTAGAACGGCTTGCGGCTTGTCGCGAAGTTATCGAGCGAGTGAGGGACAGTAGCGGACGCAATCTTTTATATGCCGTTAATGTTACCGGAGCCGCAGACCGCTTGCACGAAAAAGCGCGCCAGTTGGTTAAAGCGGGTGCTAATGCACTCCTTCTCAACGTTCTGGCTTACGGATTCTCGGTTATAGAAGCGCTAGCGCGGGATCCTGAAATTAACGTTCCCATTTTCGCCCATCCTGCCCTTGCAGGGGCTATGTGCGCCTCGCCGGATACGGGATTCGCCTACTCTGTTATTTTAGGAACTTTAATGGCTCATGCGGGAGCCGATGCGGTGTTGTATCCCGCTCATTACGGCAGTTTACCTTTTGATGCGACCGAAGAACGTAAAATTGTCGAAAACTTGCGATCGCGCCGCGTTTTTCCCGTTCCTTCCGCAGGCATAATTCCGAGTATCGTTCCCCGCGTTCTCGAAGATTTCGGCAGTGATATCATTCTTAATGCAGGAACGGGGATTATGGACGCACCTCATGGCCCTGCGGCGGGTGTCAGCGCATTTTTTGAGGCATTAGAAGAAGCCGGATTCCGACGATAA
- a CDS encoding Uma2 family endonuclease, with amino-acid sequence MLKSETQNLPSSAELPCSDDTPVDNEEQNFIPNFLLFLLEYLWGDRQDWFFGVDMAVYHTTGTNVRVPVIPDGFLALNVERRKGGDSRSSYVMWEENNVAPVLALEVVSQTPGGEYSSKEEIYAKLGVLYYVIYNPKQFGRGSHQRLEVYKLVKGKYRGQVREPVWMPEIGLGIGRGVRNYGGVQREVLYWFDEEGNRYISTEEAEQQVRTQLLVVREELEVERQQRELAQQQAEQERQQRELAQQQAEQERQQRELAQQQAERERQQRELAQQQAERERQQREQLQRELERYRQQLGDLPEL; translated from the coding sequence ATGTTAAAATCGGAAACTCAAAATCTCCCCAGCAGCGCCGAACTCCCCTGTTCGGACGATACACCCGTGGATAACGAAGAACAGAACTTTATCCCTAACTTCCTATTATTCTTGCTCGAATACCTTTGGGGCGATCGCCAAGATTGGTTCTTCGGAGTCGATATGGCGGTGTATCACACCACAGGTACAAATGTTAGAGTCCCCGTTATCCCCGATGGATTCTTAGCGCTCAATGTCGAGAGGCGCAAGGGGGGGGACTCGCGTAGCAGCTACGTGATGTGGGAAGAAAACAACGTCGCACCCGTTTTAGCCCTCGAAGTGGTTTCCCAAACTCCGGGCGGAGAATACAGCAGTAAAGAAGAAATTTATGCCAAGTTAGGAGTTCTGTACTACGTCATTTACAATCCCAAGCAATTCGGACGGGGCAGCCATCAACGATTGGAAGTGTATAAATTAGTTAAGGGGAAATATCGCGGGCAGGTACGAGAACCAGTGTGGATGCCGGAAATCGGCTTAGGTATCGGTCGAGGTGTCCGCAATTATGGGGGAGTTCAAAGAGAAGTTTTATACTGGTTCGATGAGGAAGGAAATCGGTATATCAGTACGGAGGAAGCAGAACAGCAGGTTCGGACGCAATTGTTGGTTGTGCGCGAGGAATTGGAGGTGGAACGCCAGCAGCGCGAGTTAGCCCAGCAACAGGCCGAACAAGAACGCCAGCAGCGCGAGTTAGCCCAGCAACAAGCCGAACAAGAACGCCAGCAACGAGAGTTAGCCCAGCAACAAGCCGAACGAGAACGCCAGCAGCGCGAGTTAGCCCAGCAACAGGCCGAACGAGAACGCCAGCAGCGCGAACAACTACAACGAGAACTCGAACGCTACCGCCAGCAACTTGGCGACTTACCCGAATTATGA
- a CDS encoding bifunctional oligoribonuclease/PAP phosphatase NrnA yields the protein MTNGSPEESIARLKPQILPSSVMALDEIVSNLRKTLERHRGERQLIVIQDFPDPDALSSAWAYQLIAQQYEIQSEIIYAGTLSHQENIALVKLAGIPAQRCTLQSLKERDLSLYRGCVLVDSQGTTSQLFPLLLEANIPVVVAIDHHRPQDKLAAEFIDLRPHVRATATILTEYLQAGMLRLDANNKQHVRCATALMHGLRSDTDRLMQAQEEDFLAAAYLSRFYDPPLLSAVLQSSRSRHVMDAIERSLSNRVVANGFSIAGIGYLRAENRDAIPQAADFLVTEENVHTAVVYGLVRNEEEEREAIIGSLRTNKITLDPDDFLKEAFGQDSQGRFFGGGRLRAGGFEVTVGFLSGYNDCAKYAKLKWEVFDAQIKQKLARLVNPGTDAID from the coding sequence ATGACTAACGGTTCGCCAGAAGAATCGATCGCACGCCTAAAGCCTCAAATATTACCCTCTTCGGTAATGGCGTTAGATGAAATCGTTAGCAACTTGCGAAAAACATTAGAACGCCATCGGGGAGAACGACAATTAATTGTCATTCAGGATTTCCCCGATCCTGACGCTCTCTCTAGCGCTTGGGCGTATCAACTGATTGCTCAACAATACGAAATTCAATCGGAAATTATTTACGCAGGGACGCTATCGCATCAGGAAAATATTGCCTTAGTGAAATTAGCAGGAATTCCGGCGCAGCGGTGTACTCTTCAAAGTTTAAAAGAACGCGATTTGTCTTTATATCGGGGCTGCGTTCTCGTCGATAGTCAAGGAACGACGAGTCAACTTTTCCCTTTATTGCTAGAGGCAAATATTCCGGTTGTTGTCGCGATCGATCATCATCGCCCGCAGGATAAATTGGCAGCAGAATTTATCGATTTGCGCCCCCACGTTCGGGCGACAGCAACAATTTTGACAGAATATCTGCAAGCGGGAATGTTGCGTTTGGATGCCAATAATAAACAGCACGTTCGTTGCGCGACAGCGCTAATGCACGGTTTGCGTTCGGATACAGATCGATTGATGCAAGCGCAGGAAGAAGATTTTTTGGCGGCGGCTTATTTAAGTCGATTTTACGATCCGCCGTTGCTGAGTGCAGTGCTACAATCGTCGAGATCGCGCCATGTGATGGATGCGATCGAACGTTCGCTTTCTAATCGCGTGGTAGCGAATGGTTTTTCGATCGCGGGAATTGGCTATTTGCGGGCGGAAAATCGCGATGCAATCCCGCAAGCTGCCGATTTTTTAGTCACCGAAGAAAACGTGCATACGGCAGTCGTTTATGGTTTAGTTCGCAATGAAGAAGAAGAACGCGAAGCGATTATTGGTTCGCTGCGAACCAATAAAATTACGTTAGATCCGGATGATTTTTTAAAAGAAGCGTTCGGACAAGATTCTCAAGGACGCTTTTTTGGCGGAGGGCGCTTGCGGGCGGGCGGTTTTGAAGTTACGGTGGGTTTTCTTTCGGGCTATAATGATTGTGCTAAATATGCCAAGCTTAAATGGGAAGTCTTCGACGCGCAAATTAAGCAAAAGTTGGCGCGTTTGGTAAATCCGGGGACTGACGCAATTGATTAA
- a CDS encoding Fur family transcriptional regulator: MQQQEVVLKPIRSLEDAIDRCQRLGMRVSRQRRYILELLWQAQEHLSAREIYDRLNQQGKDIGHTSVYQNLEALSGQGIIECVDRCDGRLYGNISDAHSHVNCLDTGRILDVNVELPPELISAIEQQTGVKITDYRIDFYGHRNA; the protein is encoded by the coding sequence ATGCAACAACAAGAGGTTGTACTCAAACCGATTCGTTCCTTAGAAGACGCGATCGATCGCTGTCAGAGGCTGGGAATGCGCGTTAGTCGCCAGCGTCGCTACATTCTGGAATTGCTGTGGCAGGCGCAAGAACACTTATCGGCGCGAGAAATTTACGATCGCCTAAACCAACAGGGCAAAGATATCGGACATACCTCAGTGTACCAAAACCTAGAAGCCCTCTCGGGTCAGGGAATCATTGAATGCGTCGATCGCTGCGACGGCAGACTCTACGGTAACATCAGCGACGCGCACAGCCACGTCAACTGCCTCGATACCGGGAGAATCCTCGATGTGAACGTAGAATTACCGCCCGAATTAATCAGCGCGATCGAACAACAAACCGGCGTAAAAATCACCGACTATCGCATCGATTTCTACGGCCATCGCAACGCCTAA
- a CDS encoding VOC family protein, producing MSIDIGLTHIALPVSQLDRSIEFYATYAAMEVIHRRIDSTTGVAVAWLCDRTRPFAIVLIESKSVHPILSPLAHLGVGCPSREHLDKLCDRARQEGILVQEPKDSGYPIGYWAFLRDPDGHTLELSYGQEIGLKAE from the coding sequence ATGAGCATTGACATCGGACTCACTCATATTGCCCTGCCTGTATCCCAACTCGATCGCAGCATCGAATTCTACGCAACTTACGCAGCGATGGAAGTCATTCACCGCCGTATCGATTCTACTACGGGCGTGGCGGTGGCTTGGCTGTGCGATCGCACTCGTCCTTTCGCGATCGTTCTCATCGAATCAAAATCCGTCCATCCCATTCTCTCACCTCTGGCTCACCTTGGCGTTGGTTGCCCGAGTCGGGAGCATCTAGACAAACTTTGCGATCGCGCGCGACAAGAAGGCATACTGGTTCAAGAACCCAAGGATTCCGGCTATCCCATCGGTTATTGGGCATTTTTGCGCGATCCGGACGGACATACGCTCGAACTGTCCTACGGGCAAGAAATTGGATTGAAAGCGGAATGA
- a CDS encoding glycosyltransferase family 2 protein: MTALSCLPLPRVSVIIPAYNAEVWLERTVNSVLAQSDRDFEIIIVDDGSSDRTVEIATELSQRDGRIVILQQSNSGVAAARNFGIANARGEFIAPLDADDIWYPQHLEKQVKRLSQSDSSVGLVYSWSVDINENDSPLGPFHASTIEGDVYKTLICHNFLGNASATLIRRSCLERVGGYNSDLKVQNAQGCEDWDLYLRIAEKYRFCVVPEFTVGYRKIASSMSRDYQKMARSHRLMLQATRQNRPDIPLLLHRLSCSSFYLYLARQSHHDRDPEQTIFWLLEALKADFITPLGRYGWYSLLLQSLWQILTGRQSARPTQPLKVSEARQSKLSIYFKLLVGKVLHYSLSAI; encoded by the coding sequence ATGACCGCTCTCTCTTGCCTCCCCTTGCCCCGCGTTTCCGTCATTATTCCTGCCTACAATGCTGAAGTGTGGCTCGAGCGAACCGTAAATTCGGTTCTCGCTCAAAGCGATCGCGACTTCGAGATTATTATCGTTGATGATGGCTCGAGCGATCGCACCGTCGAAATTGCCACCGAACTTTCCCAACGCGATGGGCGCATCGTTATCCTCCAGCAGTCTAACTCCGGCGTAGCGGCGGCGCGCAACTTCGGCATCGCTAACGCGCGCGGCGAATTCATCGCGCCCCTCGATGCGGACGATATTTGGTATCCCCAACACCTCGAAAAGCAAGTCAAGCGCCTTTCGCAATCCGATAGCAGCGTGGGTTTAGTCTATTCCTGGTCTGTCGATATCAACGAAAATGATTCTCCCCTCGGCCCGTTCCACGCCAGCACGATTGAGGGTGACGTTTACAAAACGCTAATTTGTCATAACTTTTTAGGCAATGCCAGTGCGACGCTGATTCGTCGTTCCTGCTTAGAGCGGGTCGGCGGTTACAATAGCGACTTAAAGGTTCAGAACGCCCAAGGTTGCGAAGATTGGGATTTATACCTGCGCATCGCCGAAAAATATCGCTTTTGCGTCGTCCCGGAATTTACCGTCGGCTATCGCAAAATTGCCAGCAGTATGTCCCGAGACTACCAGAAAATGGCGCGATCGCACCGCTTAATGCTGCAAGCCACTCGCCAAAATCGCCCCGATATTCCCCTTCTCCTGCACCGCTTATCCTGTAGCAGTTTTTACCTCTACCTCGCACGCCAAAGCCATCACGATCGCGATCCCGAGCAAACCATCTTTTGGTTGCTCGAAGCTCTAAAAGCCGACTTCATCACGCCTTTGGGACGCTACGGCTGGTACAGCTTGCTACTACAAAGTCTCTGGCAAATCTTAACGGGGAGGCAAAGCGCGCGTCCCACTCAGCCCTTAAAGGTTTCCGAAGCGCGTCAATCCAAACTCAGTATTTATTTCAAGCTTTTAGTCGGCAAAGTCTTACATTACTCGCTCTCAGCAATCTAA
- a CDS encoding YheC/YheD family protein, whose protein sequence is MLGNIQLLIAACQELNIDFQIIHSTQNIVKVNLGKSYFFVNYTTPFLDQSLAKILRDKDYTFQVLKASIKMPYTMSFLSPFCDPKYQRYLKLDTIDSITDRIIDNFTLPIIVKRNSGSSGSNVFLCEDRTSIKKALENIFDLNTKEYDYIALAQEYVKIELEYRAIFCNRQLKLLYRKNNSNACFTGNLSPLHWEGAIAEHITDARILQEIQDFVQPVFQELDLAYGGFDIARDDRGNYWLIEINSHPNFDIFTRDNDPSLAIEIFKTMLQSLSA, encoded by the coding sequence ATGCTAGGAAATATTCAGCTACTTATTGCTGCTTGTCAAGAGTTAAATATAGATTTTCAGATTATTCACTCTACTCAAAATATTGTCAAAGTCAATTTAGGAAAATCGTATTTTTTTGTGAACTACACGACTCCTTTTTTAGACCAATCCCTTGCTAAAATTCTTCGCGATAAAGACTATACGTTTCAGGTCTTGAAAGCGTCGATTAAAATGCCCTATACAATGTCTTTCCTCTCGCCGTTCTGCGATCCTAAATACCAAAGGTACTTAAAACTGGATACAATCGATAGCATAACCGATCGCATTATCGATAACTTTACACTTCCTATTATTGTTAAACGGAATTCGGGTTCGTCGGGGAGTAATGTCTTTCTTTGCGAAGACAGAACCTCTATCAAAAAAGCGCTTGAAAATATTTTCGATCTCAATACTAAAGAATACGATTATATTGCCCTCGCTCAAGAATATGTTAAAATTGAATTAGAATATCGGGCCATATTTTGCAATCGCCAGTTGAAATTGCTGTATCGAAAAAATAATAGCAACGCTTGTTTTACCGGAAATCTCAGTCCCTTACACTGGGAAGGCGCGATCGCGGAACACATCACCGATGCTCGAATCCTCCAAGAAATACAAGATTTTGTGCAACCCGTTTTTCAAGAACTCGATTTAGCTTACGGCGGCTTTGATATTGCTCGTGACGATCGGGGAAATTATTGGTTAATAGAAATCAATTCTCACCCCAACTTTGACATCTTTACTCGCGATAACGATCCGAGTTTAGCAATTGAGATTTTTAAAACTATGCTCCAAAGTTTGAGCGCGTGA
- a CDS encoding glycosyltransferase, translated as MSGRSQSLPAISLIVPVYNGGDNFQRCLTSIASGVSPSTEVIVVGDGDTDGSWEKAQLFGFEGIRLPESRGPATARNIGAKQAKNEILFFVDADVEIYPDTLTKIAAVFESDPQLAALIGSYDDAPGAANFLSQYKNLFHHYTHQISSEEASTFWGACGAIRRDIFLEMGGFDESYRLPCVEDIELGYRLKKAGYRIQLCKEIQVKHLKRWGIISLLRADFFYRALPWTALILRDRALSNDLNLQYSSRLSVVAIYLLSVSLIASVKYPIALCLVVLASLALLFLNVSVYQFFYHKRGLSFTLGTIFWHWLYYFYSGLAFAIGNMRYQLQSFKQAMAHFTRKSKPSAPC; from the coding sequence ATGAGCGGACGTTCTCAAAGCTTACCCGCAATTTCACTGATCGTCCCGGTTTATAATGGCGGTGATAATTTTCAGCGCTGTTTGACCAGTATTGCTTCTGGAGTTTCCCCATCAACTGAGGTGATTGTCGTGGGCGATGGCGACACCGATGGTTCTTGGGAAAAAGCCCAATTATTCGGGTTCGAGGGGATTCGCCTGCCAGAATCTCGAGGACCGGCAACTGCACGAAATATTGGGGCAAAACAAGCTAAAAATGAGATTCTTTTTTTTGTGGATGCGGACGTAGAAATTTATCCCGATACCCTGACTAAAATCGCAGCCGTTTTTGAATCCGATCCCCAGTTAGCCGCTTTAATCGGTTCCTACGACGACGCACCCGGAGCGGCTAACTTTTTATCTCAGTATAAAAACTTATTCCACCATTACACCCACCAAATTTCCTCAGAAGAAGCATCGACATTTTGGGGAGCTTGTGGAGCGATTCGTCGCGATATTTTTCTGGAAATGGGGGGGTTTGATGAAAGTTATCGTCTTCCCTGTGTGGAAGATATCGAACTAGGCTATCGTTTAAAAAAAGCAGGCTATCGCATCCAACTTTGCAAAGAGATTCAAGTCAAACATCTCAAACGTTGGGGGATAATCTCGTTGTTGCGAGCAGATTTTTTTTACCGGGCGCTGCCTTGGACGGCTTTGATTTTACGCGATCGCGCTTTGTCTAACGATTTGAACCTTCAATACTCCAGTCGTCTCAGCGTCGTCGCGATTTACTTACTCTCGGTCAGCCTAATCGCTTCTGTGAAGTATCCCATTGCCCTCTGTCTGGTCGTATTAGCGAGCCTTGCTTTACTCTTTCTCAATGTCTCAGTTTACCAATTTTTCTATCATAAACGCGGCTTATCATTTACCCTCGGAACAATATTCTGGCACTGGCTTTATTATTTTTACAGCGGACTGGCTTTCGCAATTGGCAATATGCGCTACCAACTTCAATCTTTTAAGCAAGCGATGGCCCACTTCACCCGAAAAAGTAAGCCATCTGCCCCTTGCTAG
- a CDS encoding NAD(P)/FAD-dependent oxidoreductase — translation MQTNYRVAIVGAGPAGLTAAYELAKQGIHLLVVERDDKVGGIARTEIYKGYRFDIGGHRFYTKVGEVQQLWLEVLGDEFIQVPRLSRIYYRGKFFDYPLSFANTLSNLGLGTSAAIVLSYIKAKIQAFIKRPEPETFEEWVTHCFGRRLYETFFKTYTEKVWGIPCNKISAEWAIQRIKGLSLKQAVINALFGTNNTKTLIKKFDYPILGPGMMWERFTEAVEKLGGDVWLDTGVIRVKHHQQRIESMEVDRNGEVVEVKAEHFISSMPVTALVRCLDPRPPEPILEAARSLKYRAFIIVALIIDAPNLFPDNWIYIHSPEVTVGRIQNFKNWSPAMVPDPNKTCLGMEYFCDEGDDLWNLSNEKLLELATKEIGILGLAKSAKVEDGTVLRQPKAYPVYDRNYRQHLQVLQDYLAGFDNLQTVGRNGMHRYNNQDHSMLTGLLAAKNIIGEKHDLWQVNVERSYYEDFTQEEWEKRQKSLSKASREVMPDSL, via the coding sequence ATGCAAACAAATTATCGGGTGGCGATTGTCGGGGCTGGGCCAGCAGGCTTGACGGCTGCTTACGAACTCGCCAAGCAAGGAATTCATCTGCTCGTGGTAGAGCGAGATGATAAAGTAGGAGGCATTGCTCGCACTGAAATTTATAAAGGCTATCGCTTCGATATTGGAGGACATCGCTTTTATACCAAAGTAGGAGAAGTTCAACAATTGTGGCTCGAAGTGCTGGGCGACGAGTTCATTCAAGTTCCTCGCCTCTCGCGTATTTATTACAGGGGTAAATTTTTTGATTATCCTCTTTCTTTTGCTAACACTTTATCGAATCTCGGATTGGGAACAAGTGCTGCAATTGTTCTGAGCTACATCAAAGCAAAAATTCAGGCTTTTATCAAACGTCCGGAACCAGAAACTTTTGAGGAGTGGGTAACTCATTGTTTTGGTCGTCGCCTTTATGAAACTTTTTTTAAAACTTATACAGAAAAAGTTTGGGGGATTCCCTGCAATAAAATTAGTGCAGAATGGGCCATTCAACGGATTAAAGGATTATCTTTAAAGCAGGCAGTTATTAATGCTTTATTCGGCACAAATAACACCAAAACTTTAATCAAGAAATTTGACTACCCCATTTTGGGACCGGGCATGATGTGGGAGCGTTTTACTGAAGCGGTGGAAAAGTTAGGGGGCGATGTCTGGCTTGATACCGGCGTAATTCGCGTTAAACACCATCAGCAGCGAATTGAGAGTATGGAGGTCGATCGCAATGGGGAAGTTGTCGAGGTGAAGGCAGAACATTTTATTTCGAGTATGCCGGTGACGGCGCTAGTGCGCTGTCTCGACCCTCGTCCGCCCGAGCCAATATTGGAAGCAGCGCGATCGCTAAAATATCGGGCTTTTATTATCGTAGCACTCATTATTGACGCTCCCAATCTTTTCCCAGATAACTGGATTTATATTCACTCTCCAGAAGTGACAGTCGGGCGCATCCAAAACTTTAAAAATTGGAGTCCGGCAATGGTTCCCGATCCGAATAAAACCTGTTTGGGTATGGAATATTTTTGCGATGAAGGCGACGATCTGTGGAATCTCTCCAACGAAAAGTTACTGGAACTCGCGACGAAAGAAATCGGGATATTAGGTTTGGCTAAATCGGCAAAGGTAGAAGATGGAACGGTTTTACGACAGCCGAAAGCTTACCCCGTTTACGATCGCAATTATCGCCAACATTTACAAGTCTTGCAAGACTACTTAGCGGGTTTTGATAATTTACAAACTGTCGGACGTAATGGAATGCACCGATATAATAACCAAGACCACTCGATGCTGACGGGGTTGCTGGCTGCTAAAAATATTATTGGCGAGAAACACGATTTGTGGCAAGTCAATGTCGAACGCTCTTACTACGAAGATTTCACCCAGGAAGAATGGGAAAAGCGCCAGAAATCTTTATCAAAAGCTAGCCGAGAAGTTATGCCGGATAGTCTTTAA